DNA from Streptomyces sp. Edi4:
CACGGTCGCTCCCCAGGCGATTCACTACGCAGCCGACCAGCACGCAAGAGTCATCAATATCTCCATGGGTGTGGACGAAGGCTCGCCCCAATTGACCGAGGCAGTGAAGTACGCCTCGGACAAGGGCTCCCTGATCTTTGCGGCAGTAGGGAACAGTGGCAATGTGGACAACGCGGTCGAGTATCCCGCTGCGACACCTGGAGTGATCGGTGTAGGGGCTGTAGGAAGGAACCTGCACAAGACCGACGAATCAGAATACGGCCGCCAGGTAGACCTTTCCGCGCCCGGTGACGACATGGTGCACCCCTGCAAGAGCGAGACTGGCCTGTGCAGATCCCACGGCACCAGCGACGCCACCGCCCTAGCGTCCGCCTCCGCCGCGCTGATCTGGTCCAAGCATCCGGAGTGGACGAACAACCAGGTTCTTCGGGTCATGCTGAACACGATCGGTGGTCCCACGGATGGGGCCAAGCGGAACGATTCGATTGGGTACGGGATCGTCCGCCCCCGCGTGGCCCTGGTGAATCCGGGTGATCCGGGTCCGGCGGATGTCTACCCGTTGCCGGATCCTCCGGCGTCGGCCGCGTCGGCCGCGCCGCCCTCGCCCGCCCCGGCCAAGGACGCCGCGCCCCGAGCGGAGAAGGCTGCCGGGAATCGGCCAAGTTTGCTCCTTCCTCTCGGCATCGCGGCGGGGGTGGGAGTCGTGGGTGGCCTTGCCGGGGTCTGGGCCTGGCGTAGGCGTAATCGGCAGCGGGCCGTCATCGCCTCGGCCCCGCCCGGTAGTTGGGGGCCCGGTCCGGGGTGGCCGGAGCAGCAGCATCCAGACCGTACGGGGAGGTACTGAGGTGGCGTGGGACGATGGGAGCAGCTGAAGTCCGACGCACTGCTGCGCCGCGAAGCCGGTATGAGTCTCGACGGCGTGCCCAGCGGCGCGGCGGGCGGCGCGTCCCGCGGTGCGGTGGACTTGAAGACCAACGGGTCGGGGAAAGCCGCAGCGGCAAAGGCACTGCATGAGCAGATACGCCCCGACACGGCCAAGGCAGGCCACCACACCGCTGAGTCCTCCGCTGCGATGGCGCGGGCTTTTTCGGCCTGGGCGTTCGGTCCTGCTCTGGGGGACGTTCAAAGTGAGTGGGAATTGCAGGTCGACAACCTGATGGGCCGCCTCGCCAGTGAACAGACGTCGCTGGAGCAGACCAAACAGGATTTCCAGGAAGTCGATCACGCGGTGAAGGGCCGGCTGACGGGCATCGTGACCGAGCCCGCCCCCGCGCGGGACGTCTAGCGAGCAGGGGCGGGAGGAGGGGGCAATGTTTACATATCAGGACGTTGCCACCGCGAAAATCGGTGCGCTGGTTGATGTCGCCCAGGCCTGGAACGACATGGCCGATATGTTCACCGGGCCGCAGAGTTTGTACGAGGGGCAGGTGCAAGGCGTCGCGGACGACGGAGGCTGGGTCGGTGTCAGCGCCGGAGCCGCCTCCCTGCGATTCGCCGCGACGCGCAAGCAGTTCGCCCACGCACAGGTCGAGTCGCGAGCCATCGGTTCGATTCTGCTGGACGCACATGG
Protein-coding regions in this window:
- the mycP gene encoding type VII secretion-associated serine protease mycosin; the protein is MKADEMWRTSTGKGITIAVIDTGVDPSNPDLTGQVLRGKDFAQGQPGDEHTDYLGHGTGIAGLIAGTGTSGGGDGAFGLAPGVKILPVRMPKATDTANQAEGNKQFNTVAPQAIHYAADQHARVINISMGVDEGSPQLTEAVKYASDKGSLIFAAVGNSGNVDNAVEYPAATPGVIGVGAVGRNLHKTDESEYGRQVDLSAPGDDMVHPCKSETGLCRSHGTSDATALASASAALIWSKHPEWTNNQVLRVMLNTIGGPTDGAKRNDSIGYGIVRPRVALVNPGDPGPADVYPLPDPPASAASAAPPSPAPAKDAAPRAEKAAGNRPSLLLPLGIAAGVGVVGGLAGVWAWRRRNRQRAVIASAPPGSWGPGPGWPEQQHPDRTGRY